TCGGAAGCGGTTCGGTTGATTCTGGCGCAAACTCCCCTGGATCGTGATGCGATGGGTGGCGTTTACAACAACCCCAACCTTTTCCAGGCTGTCGGAGTTTCGAATCAGGATGGCGGCAACGTTTGCAACTTTTCGGTCGTCGCTCCCAGCCTGAATGAACTTGGGCAATTGGCCGGAATGCGATTCGGTTTGCAAGACGAGTCTTCGAAGTTGAACTTGAATACGCTGACAATCTTGGACGAGAATTCCGAAGGATTGATGGCGGCCCTCAGTTTGGCATCGTCAAGCAGTGAAGTGGATGAAGCGACTGCACCGACTAGCTTGGCATCGTCGCTGCTATTGGCCCTGCCAGGTATGACCGAAGAGCTGGCCGATTCGATTTTGGATTGGCTTGATGAAGACGATGAACCACGTCCCTATGGCGTCGAAGTTGATTATTACAGCACGCTCACGACTCCCTATGAACCGACAAACGGTCCGGTCAGCAGCGTCGAGGAACTTTTGTTAGTCGCCGGAATGACACCGACCCTATTGTTCGGTGCAGATACCAATCGAAATGGCGTGCTCGACCCAGATGAACAACAGCGATTCAACGTGACCGTGGACACACCCGGCGCACTGGGATTGGCTGCCTATTTCACAGTGCATGGCAACGAAGCCAACAAAGCACGTGATGGCAGTTTTTGTGTGAATATCAATTCCGACGACTTGGAAGTCCTCTACGAAGATTTATCCGCGTCACTTGAAAACGACGACTACGCCAGTTTCATTTGTGCCTATCGCATGGCTGGGCAGGCGTCTTCGCTTGCCGGAGTCGTTTCTAGCAATAGCAACCAGGCCAACAACCAGAACAACCAAGAAGTCGAAGATGGTGGGGTTTGGTCAGCCGACTACCTCGCACAGATCGATCTTTCGGCCGGTGGCAGTGTCGAATTCACCCAGGTACTGGATCTCATCGATGCGACGGTGACCATTTCCAACGGTGGGCAGCAAGTTTCCTATCGCAGCCCCTTTGATCTTTTGACTGCTGCCAGCTATTTGCCGATCATCATGGATCGATTGTCGACAAGCGATACGCCGACGATGCCTGGACGAATCAACCTAAATGAGTGTCCCGCAGAGCTGCTCTATGGCATTCCGGTTTTAGAAGAAGAGCAGGTCGGCCAAATTTTGGAGAGCCGAGCGACGGAATCTACCGACGAAAACCGAAACTTTGAGACCTGGCCGATGGTTGAAGGGATAGTGACTTTGGACCAAATGCGGCAGTTGCTGCCGCTGGTCAATGCGGGGGGCGATGTTTACCGGGCACAGATTATCGGGTACTTCGAATCATCCGGATTATCCTCCCGCCAGGAGGTCATCATCGACGCCACCACGGTGAATCCCAAGGTGCTGTTTTCGCGTGATCTGAGCCATTTGGGCAGAGCGTTCGATCTTTCCGTCCTGGGAATTCGAAATACGGCGGCGGTACTTGGGGACGATACGAATTAGACTAGCGGTATGGTTAAAAAAATTGCTCTCGACTACGACACCCGCGAATTGCGGATTGTCGTCGCCAATGTCAACGGTAGCCGTGTCTCGGTTACCGATGCTCAGCTGATCCCGATCGCCGAAGGTGAATCGGTTTCCGAGAAGCTGCGCCGGTACATCACCGATGCTGGGCACCAACGATCCGAAACGCTTGTCGCGATCGGTCGCGGAAAAGCTGAGCTGCGTGAGCTTTCGCTACCTCCGGTTCCGGATGAAGAGCTGCCGGACATGGTGCGTTTTCAGGCGATTCGTAGTTTCGCATCGGCAAGTGATCGCGCGATCGTAGACTTTCTCGTCACGTCTCGATCGGGTGAGGCGATTACGCTGATCGCCGCAGCGGTTCCTCCGACGGAACTGGATCGTGAAAGAGAGCTTTGCGGAACATCCGAGTTGCAGTTGGAACGTGTTGCGCTCCGCCCGCTTGCAGCCGCTTCGCTGTTTCTTGCCAACACAAAATCGTCTGCTGTGTGCGTGATGATTGACCTTCTTGCCGATGACGCCGAAATCGTTGTCGCGCGAGATGGAAAAGTCATCTTCGTGCGGACCGTTCGGCTGCCTGAAAACGAAGAGCATCGCCCAGGCGCGATTGTCAGTGAATTGCGACGCACGATGATGGCATGCGGAGAAACCGCGACTCCTGCGAAGATCGTCGTCTGGGGAAACGCCGCCGTTCATTCAACCGAAGTCGCTGCGATTAAAGAGAAGATCGGGTGCGAAGACGTCGAAGCGGTCAATCCCTTCGATCTTGTCGACGCCCAAGTTGACCGCCAAAAATTGCCAGAGCATTCCGGGCGATTCGCACCGTTGGTCGGGCTGTTGATGAGCAGTTCCGCTCAGGCCGACGGGTTGATCGACTTCATGAATCCTCGCAAACGCCCTGAGGAAAAGCCCGATCATTTTCGTCGCATTGCGATGATTGCCGTTCCCGCTGCGGTCGTGCTTGTTCTGGGCTTTGTTGTTTATCGCCAGTTCAGCCAATGGGATCACAAAATCGCGGTATTGCAGGACGAAGTCAATCAACTGCTGCCATCTGCCGAGGTTGCAGACGAAAGTATCGCCCGCACCGAGAAAATCGACCAGTTTCTCGATCGCGATGTCAATTGGCTTGATGAACTCAAACGCTTTGCCGAGTTGGCTCCCGGAAGCGACAAGCTGATCGTTCGGTCGGTGACGGCGAACTCGCTAACCAAGGGCGGCGGATACCTACGTATTACCGGTGGTGTGACCGAATCGAGCGTGATTGATCAGATGCAAAACGCTCTGCGTGATGACACCCACGGTG
This genomic interval from Stieleria sp. JC731 contains the following:
- a CDS encoding general secretion pathway protein GspK — translated: MLNRRSSSQAKRGFFLVLVMLVIIVATFGVYSFTGMMVAYDDAAYLTGDIVCARIAADSGSEAVRLILAQTPLDRDAMGGVYNNPNLFQAVGVSNQDGGNVCNFSVVAPSLNELGQLAGMRFGLQDESSKLNLNTLTILDENSEGLMAALSLASSSSEVDEATAPTSLASSLLLALPGMTEELADSILDWLDEDDEPRPYGVEVDYYSTLTTPYEPTNGPVSSVEELLLVAGMTPTLLFGADTNRNGVLDPDEQQRFNVTVDTPGALGLAAYFTVHGNEANKARDGSFCVNINSDDLEVLYEDLSASLENDDYASFICAYRMAGQASSLAGVVSSNSNQANNQNNQEVEDGGVWSADYLAQIDLSAGGSVEFTQVLDLIDATVTISNGGQQVSYRSPFDLLTAASYLPIIMDRLSTSDTPTMPGRINLNECPAELLYGIPVLEEEQVGQILESRATESTDENRNFETWPMVEGIVTLDQMRQLLPLVNAGGDVYRAQIIGYFESSGLSSRQEVIIDATTVNPKVLFSRDLSHLGRAFDLSVLGIRNTAAVLGDDTN
- the pilM gene encoding type IV pilus biogenesis protein PilM translates to MVKKIALDYDTRELRIVVANVNGSRVSVTDAQLIPIAEGESVSEKLRRYITDAGHQRSETLVAIGRGKAELRELSLPPVPDEELPDMVRFQAIRSFASASDRAIVDFLVTSRSGEAITLIAAAVPPTELDRERELCGTSELQLERVALRPLAAASLFLANTKSSAVCVMIDLLADDAEIVVARDGKVIFVRTVRLPENEEHRPGAIVSELRRTMMACGETATPAKIVVWGNAAVHSTEVAAIKEKIGCEDVEAVNPFDLVDAQVDRQKLPEHSGRFAPLVGLLMSSSAQADGLIDFMNPRKRPEEKPDHFRRIAMIAVPAAVVLVLGFVVYRQFSQWDHKIAVLQDEVNQLLPSAEVADESIARTEKIDQFLDRDVNWLDELKRFAELAPGSDKLIVRSVTANSLTKGGGYLRITGGVTESSVIDQMQNALRDDTHGVVVKDTNAEQADDRYRWSFTETISVDGPDLRNLRYTRMQEQLAGADSEPPVSDASQPETASDPNVSSQPAPESTEAVEESTEASPAETPTENSAETPATDEQAEEVST